One Alicyclobacillus acidoterrestris DNA window includes the following coding sequences:
- a CDS encoding ABC transporter ATP-binding protein, whose translation MLELSLQLPRKSFSVSVDLMIEKGVVFCLFGPSAAGKSSILSFIAGFETGYDKAYLAIDGNVLTDTTSKASVFSPPWQRGVGYMEQSARLFPHLTVEQNILYGVRGQRDAHIDDIIAFLELENYLSARPSQLSGGLTQRVALARALATKPRVLLLDEPFSALDAIARRALQNLVLHVHQQFPMTIVLVTHQLTEAQRMADQIALIDKGAILQVGSPNELMESPSSWRAAQLLGYVACLQACDGQTYALHPDRAVLGCHTDIGICVDARICDMVWHEGRRRARIQFHGAKGEEMDEVMEVNLSPTDVVEVGDCVPITFVRPPVV comes from the coding sequence ATGCTTGAATTGAGTCTACAGTTGCCTAGAAAGTCGTTTTCTGTCTCAGTCGATTTGATGATAGAAAAGGGCGTCGTGTTTTGTTTATTCGGCCCTTCGGCTGCCGGAAAATCTAGCATTTTGTCGTTCATTGCTGGATTTGAGACTGGCTACGACAAGGCGTATTTAGCGATTGACGGAAATGTCCTTACGGACACGACGAGCAAGGCAAGCGTGTTCTCCCCTCCGTGGCAGCGAGGCGTCGGCTATATGGAGCAGTCGGCGCGCCTGTTTCCCCATCTGACTGTGGAACAAAATATCCTTTATGGTGTGCGTGGACAGCGTGATGCCCACATCGATGACATCATTGCATTCCTCGAATTGGAGAATTATCTCTCTGCCCGTCCTTCGCAACTTTCGGGTGGTTTGACACAGCGTGTTGCGCTCGCGCGGGCGCTCGCCACGAAGCCGCGTGTGCTGCTCTTGGACGAGCCGTTCTCCGCGTTGGATGCCATCGCACGGCGCGCGCTGCAAAACCTTGTGCTCCATGTGCATCAACAGTTCCCGATGACGATTGTCCTCGTCACACATCAGTTGACGGAAGCACAGCGGATGGCGGATCAGATTGCGTTGATTGATAAAGGTGCGATTTTACAAGTGGGCTCCCCGAACGAATTGATGGAATCGCCGTCGTCCTGGCGCGCCGCGCAGTTGTTGGGATACGTCGCATGCTTGCAGGCGTGTGACGGACAAACGTACGCGCTGCACCCGGACAGGGCTGTTCTTGGCTGCCACACGGACATTGGAATATGCGTGGATGCACGAATTTGTGACATGGTTTGGCACGAGGGGCGTCGTCGGGCACGGATTCAATTTCACGGTGCCAAAGGCGAGGAGATGGACGAAGTCATGGAAGTGAATCTTTCGCCAACGGATGTGGTCGAGGTGGGGGACTGTGTTCCAATCACATTTGTCCGCCCGCCGGTCGTGTAG
- a CDS encoding 4-hydroxyphenylacetate 3-hydroxylase family protein, protein MNRGDRFLHSLNDGRTVWLDGKLVPDVTKHPSFSGTLATIARLFDSLDEKGVQDQIGFVSPRTGQYAHNAFLVPRTPEDLVRRRTAFRYWAEQTHGVMSRLSDYARSMVTGWYAVRSAFEFDDPHFADKITRYYEFARDHDRFLTTALLDPQINRAKRIDLQNPDAVLRVISENSEGVVIRGAKMIATAAPYTHDFLVFPFHHVDAEHPEYAHALIVPANLPGLHIICRESFATQDDEQHPLSAQYDEMDAVLIFDDVLVPWERVLLKGNPEAVWRLRQHTSANALAYHQTVVRALAKLQFVAGVACAIAESIGVNGFLHVQEKLGELLTQVDALEALVVASEVNGRVDEFGNQIPEIRFLDTARNLNSRYYPRAIEILQQVGAGGFMQVPSGQAPYADAVSRLIEKYFAGANVSADVKIRLFQLGWDLIGSQLGARHQLYERYYAGDPVRMYANQYAQADKERLTKPVWEIIRQG, encoded by the coding sequence ATGAATCGAGGAGACCGATTTTTACACAGTTTGAACGATGGTCGAACGGTTTGGCTGGACGGCAAACTCGTTCCGGATGTTACGAAGCATCCTTCTTTTTCCGGGACACTTGCCACCATCGCCCGGCTGTTCGATAGCCTGGATGAGAAGGGGGTACAAGACCAGATAGGCTTTGTGAGCCCTCGCACCGGCCAGTATGCACACAATGCGTTTTTAGTGCCAAGAACGCCCGAAGATTTGGTGCGCCGTCGGACAGCGTTTCGTTATTGGGCAGAGCAGACACACGGCGTGATGAGTCGATTGTCAGATTATGCGAGGTCGATGGTGACCGGTTGGTATGCAGTGCGGTCAGCCTTTGAATTTGACGATCCGCACTTTGCTGACAAAATCACCCGTTATTATGAGTTTGCGCGGGATCATGACCGCTTTCTCACCACCGCACTGCTAGACCCGCAAATCAATCGTGCGAAGCGCATTGATCTTCAGAATCCCGATGCGGTTCTCCGTGTTATATCGGAAAATTCGGAAGGTGTCGTGATCCGTGGAGCCAAGATGATTGCGACTGCGGCGCCCTACACGCATGATTTCTTGGTTTTTCCCTTTCACCACGTGGACGCAGAACACCCGGAATATGCCCACGCTTTGATTGTGCCAGCAAACCTGCCAGGACTGCATATCATCTGTCGGGAGTCGTTTGCTACACAAGATGATGAACAGCATCCGCTCTCCGCTCAGTATGACGAGATGGATGCGGTGCTCATTTTTGATGATGTCTTGGTGCCGTGGGAACGTGTGTTACTGAAGGGAAATCCAGAAGCGGTTTGGCGGTTGCGCCAGCATACCTCTGCCAATGCTTTGGCTTATCATCAGACGGTCGTCCGGGCCCTTGCCAAGCTTCAGTTCGTCGCCGGGGTCGCCTGTGCGATTGCGGAATCGATTGGAGTGAATGGTTTTTTGCACGTTCAAGAGAAACTCGGAGAACTGTTGACACAGGTGGACGCGCTGGAGGCGTTGGTGGTTGCGTCAGAGGTGAACGGTCGTGTGGACGAATTCGGGAATCAAATTCCAGAAATTCGCTTTTTGGACACCGCACGTAATTTAAATAGTCGATATTACCCGCGGGCAATTGAAATTCTCCAGCAAGTCGGAGCGGGCGGCTTTATGCAGGTTCCCTCCGGCCAGGCGCCCTATGCAGATGCCGTGTCGCGGCTTATTGAGAAGTACTTTGCTGGCGCGAATGTTTCTGCGGACGTGAAAATCAGATTGTTCCAGTTGGGCTGGGACCTGATTGGTAGCCAATTGGGTGCGCGACATCAGTTATACGAGCGGTATTACGCGGGCGATCCGGTGCGAATGTACGCAAATCAGTACGCGCAGGCGGATAAGGAACGCCTGACGAAGCCGGTGTGGGAGATCATCCGTCAGGGTTGA
- a CDS encoding LLM class flavin-dependent oxidoreductase — protein sequence MKHGRIYLNAFVMNCVGHQSPGLWTHPEDESHRYTDIEYWADLARTLERGRFDAVFLADVLGVYDVFEGSRDAAVRNAAQIPVNDPMLVVPVMAQVTKHLGFGVTASVSYEPPYVFARRMSTLDHLTKGRVGWNIVTSYLDSAARNMGLVKQVSHDERYDIAEEYLEVCYKLWEASWEDDAVVLDRQQKIYANPSKVHDIGHRGRYFSVPGIHLCEPSPQRTPVLYQAGSSTRGRAFAARHAECVFIIAPTVAIAKTYVRALREEAAKIGRDPNEIRVFSMFTPIVGRTQAEAEEKYLDYVRHASTSGALALYGGWSGIDLSQYELDEPLKYVQNEAIHSAIEAFTTMDPDKQWTVDEIAKFIGIGGRGPVFVGTPDKVADTMEAWVAEADVDGFNIAYAVTPGTYVDFVDLVVPTLQRRGLVQSDYVADTLRGNLYDGRRYLPDTHPARQYRGQIQAGASHLGA from the coding sequence ATGAAGCATGGACGGATTTACCTCAACGCATTTGTGATGAACTGTGTAGGTCATCAGTCGCCAGGTCTCTGGACGCACCCCGAAGATGAAAGCCATCGCTACACGGATATCGAGTACTGGGCAGACTTAGCTCGCACGTTGGAGCGCGGACGGTTTGACGCCGTGTTTTTAGCGGACGTGTTGGGCGTCTATGACGTGTTCGAAGGGTCGCGTGATGCAGCCGTTCGAAATGCGGCGCAGATTCCAGTGAATGACCCCATGCTCGTGGTCCCTGTCATGGCTCAAGTGACGAAACATTTAGGGTTTGGCGTCACCGCGTCGGTGAGTTATGAACCGCCGTATGTATTCGCGCGCCGCATGTCGACATTAGATCACCTGACAAAAGGGAGAGTAGGATGGAATATTGTCACGTCTTACTTGGATAGTGCAGCGCGAAACATGGGGCTCGTCAAGCAGGTGAGCCACGACGAACGCTACGACATCGCCGAAGAGTATTTGGAGGTCTGCTACAAGCTGTGGGAGGCGAGTTGGGAGGACGATGCAGTCGTCCTCGATAGGCAGCAAAAGATCTATGCAAACCCAAGTAAGGTGCACGATATCGGGCATCGCGGCAGGTATTTCAGCGTACCGGGAATCCATCTGTGCGAACCTTCTCCGCAGCGGACGCCCGTGTTGTATCAGGCTGGCTCGTCGACCCGTGGACGCGCATTCGCAGCAAGACACGCTGAATGCGTGTTTATCATAGCGCCCACCGTCGCGATTGCGAAAACCTATGTTCGGGCATTGCGTGAAGAAGCCGCGAAGATTGGTCGAGATCCAAATGAAATCCGCGTCTTCTCTATGTTTACGCCGATAGTTGGTCGAACACAGGCGGAGGCGGAGGAAAAGTATCTCGATTATGTCAGGCACGCCAGTACGAGCGGCGCATTGGCTTTGTATGGCGGTTGGAGCGGCATTGATTTGTCTCAATACGAACTCGACGAGCCATTGAAGTATGTGCAGAATGAGGCCATTCACTCGGCTATCGAGGCCTTTACAACGATGGATCCCGATAAGCAGTGGACGGTTGACGAAATTGCCAAATTTATCGGAATTGGCGGTAGAGGACCCGTATTCGTAGGCACGCCAGACAAGGTTGCGGATACGATGGAAGCTTGGGTAGCAGAGGCGGATGTGGATGGCTTTAACATTGCATATGCGGTGACCCCAGGCACCTATGTGGATTTTGTCGATCTCGTCGTGCCGACGTTGCAGCGTAGGGGATTGGTGCAAAGCGACTACGTCGCAGACACGCTGCGTGGCAATTTGTATGATGGCCGGCGTTATCTGCCAGACACTCATCCCGCTCGGCAATATCGCGGGCAGATACAAGCGGGGGCGTCACACCTTGGCGCTTGA
- a CDS encoding ABC transporter permease: MRLLKYGLIFIAFLCTGFLLLPVLALVFHVSWRTLGQVWRGPGGQPFVTSLEATMIAMAVVVVFGTPLGWLLARGRSRLWRTIEYIMVIPLLMPPLVIGLLLIYAYGPYSFIGQVLSHWHISASNSLLAVVIAQIYEAIPYYVFSAQGAFSQVDARFELTSYSLGVPPLQTFRRITLPLALPGLAVGVTMAFARAIGAYGAVMVVAYNPHTLPVSIWVALEEQGLPTALQLALLLLVTALPLPLAMILWRRIRHA, from the coding sequence ATGAGACTTCTTAAGTACGGACTTATTTTCATCGCGTTTTTATGTACGGGCTTCTTACTGCTGCCCGTACTGGCGCTCGTATTCCACGTGTCTTGGCGTACATTGGGGCAGGTGTGGCGGGGGCCGGGGGGTCAACCCTTTGTCACGTCGCTAGAGGCGACAATGATCGCGATGGCAGTGGTTGTCGTCTTTGGCACGCCACTGGGTTGGCTGCTCGCCCGTGGGCGGTCTCGACTGTGGAGAACCATTGAGTATATCATGGTTATCCCACTGTTGATGCCGCCCCTCGTCATTGGGCTTTTGTTAATTTACGCATATGGTCCGTATAGTTTCATCGGACAAGTGCTTTCACACTGGCACATTTCGGCTTCCAATTCCCTGTTGGCTGTCGTCATTGCACAGATTTACGAGGCCATACCGTATTATGTTTTTTCCGCTCAGGGGGCGTTTTCTCAAGTCGATGCGCGGTTTGAATTGACGTCGTACTCGCTTGGGGTACCGCCGCTCCAAACGTTTCGCAGAATCACGCTTCCACTGGCGCTTCCTGGACTGGCTGTTGGGGTTACGATGGCGTTCGCTCGCGCCATTGGCGCATATGGGGCTGTCATGGTGGTGGCCTACAATCCACACACGTTGCCCGTGAGCATTTGGGTGGCGCTCGAGGAACAAGGGTTGCCCACTGCGTTGCAACTCGCGCTGTTGCTGCTCGTCACAGCGCTCCCACTGCCGTTGGCCATGATTCTCTGGAGGCGTATTCGACATGCTTGA
- a CDS encoding short-chain fatty acid transporter: MDKEPVLLHADAPVSVRANGLQRITEFFAALMGRYLPDPFVLVILLTFLMLILGVTVVHQSLPSMIDDWSTGFWDFLEFSMQVALVVVTGYALAVSRPIAKSLDWVATKVHGPRGAIVCTTLVAGIASYISWGFGLIAGTLMAQQLAKRIRGIHYPLLIASAYSGWVIYGLGISATIPITIATAGNPFATSIGGLISLNHTIFLPAVLVDVVILLVTLPILNMWIHPNPAHVIDVNPATWDARVSEPTTEHPRTPAQKLERMWILNVLIAMMGGSYLAYHFYSGGSLDINTLNAIFLFLGLLFHGTPTAYVRAVANGVQSIGGIVLQFPFYAGIMGMMKSSGLAVAVSKWMVGISTVHTLPFYGFLSSFLINFFAPSSGGHWAIQGPFMIQAAKQVGANLAKTSMAVQMGCSWNDLVQPFWLVPILTLARLNVRQIMGYTIVPFLWVGVVYAVTILLW, from the coding sequence GTGGACAAGGAGCCCGTTTTATTGCATGCCGATGCGCCAGTCTCCGTCAGAGCAAATGGATTGCAGAGAATCACCGAATTCTTTGCGGCGTTGATGGGGAGATATTTGCCGGATCCATTTGTACTCGTGATACTGCTGACGTTCCTGATGTTGATACTTGGTGTGACGGTGGTCCACCAGAGTCTGCCGAGCATGATTGATGACTGGTCGACAGGTTTCTGGGATTTCTTAGAATTCTCCATGCAGGTGGCCCTCGTGGTTGTGACTGGCTACGCATTAGCTGTTTCCAGACCCATTGCCAAGTCTTTAGACTGGGTAGCCACGAAGGTTCACGGTCCTCGTGGAGCCATTGTTTGCACGACTCTTGTCGCTGGTATCGCTTCGTATATCAGTTGGGGATTTGGCTTGATAGCAGGTACTTTGATGGCGCAGCAATTGGCGAAACGTATTCGCGGAATACACTATCCACTGTTAATTGCTAGTGCCTATTCCGGTTGGGTAATTTACGGACTCGGTATTTCAGCGACGATTCCCATTACGATTGCTACCGCGGGAAATCCGTTTGCAACATCGATTGGCGGTTTGATTTCGCTCAACCATACAATTTTCTTGCCGGCGGTGCTGGTAGATGTCGTGATTTTGCTGGTGACCTTGCCCATCCTCAATATGTGGATTCACCCGAATCCTGCCCATGTGATTGATGTGAATCCAGCGACATGGGATGCGCGTGTTTCGGAACCAACCACGGAACATCCGAGGACACCTGCACAAAAGCTAGAGAGAATGTGGATTTTGAATGTGCTGATAGCGATGATGGGCGGCAGCTATCTCGCCTATCACTTTTATTCTGGCGGTTCGCTCGACATCAACACGTTGAACGCCATCTTCTTGTTTTTGGGACTGTTGTTTCACGGTACGCCGACCGCGTATGTTCGCGCAGTAGCGAACGGTGTGCAAAGTATTGGCGGCATTGTGCTGCAGTTTCCGTTTTACGCCGGGATCATGGGGATGATGAAGAGTTCCGGGCTTGCCGTTGCGGTTTCGAAATGGATGGTTGGTATCTCTACTGTACACACCCTTCCCTTCTATGGGTTCTTAAGCTCATTTTTGATTAACTTTTTTGCTCCGTCCTCCGGGGGGCATTGGGCAATTCAGGGGCCCTTCATGATTCAGGCGGCGAAGCAAGTAGGCGCGAACTTGGCGAAAACGAGCATGGCGGTACAGATGGGCTGTTCGTGGAACGACCTTGTACAGCCGTTTTGGTTGGTACCAATCCTAACGCTGGCTCGCCTCAATGTCCGCCAGATTATGGGCTATACCATTGTACCTTTTTTGTGGGTAGGGGTCGTTTATGCAGTGACGATTTTGCTTTGGTAG
- a CDS encoding extracellular solute-binding protein, with the protein MKYLPVHKRLLASGIGLLACAAMVGCGTDENNTSTNSATNTATSNTSASTTKASGKADVAYAGSLQLTNDSHVGPLFEKQTGMSYEGYGNGADAVANLIKSGQITPNVFESIGTAPIASLGSKFTDWAVGFASSPLVIAYSKKSPYASQLEAIADGKKPISDLFTLMEKPDFHLGRTDPNTDPQGQYFVMMTHLAEKELHLPAGTADKILGSLDNSSQVYNETDILSRLQAGQMDASSAYLPEAIQQHLPYIKLPDTINLGNPADAKIYATESLKLSNGQTVTGSPIEVYITTIEGTPDPDAGTAFAKLTLSKQGQQIYKQMGYTLTPFKVWGSKSDIPAAIEQEISKQ; encoded by the coding sequence ATGAAATACTTGCCAGTACATAAACGGTTGCTCGCCTCAGGAATTGGGTTGCTCGCATGTGCCGCGATGGTTGGCTGTGGCACGGACGAGAACAATACCAGCACCAATAGTGCGACAAACACTGCGACGAGCAACACCTCAGCGTCGACGACCAAAGCATCCGGTAAGGCTGATGTGGCTTATGCCGGATCGTTACAGCTCACCAACGACAGCCACGTGGGACCCCTGTTTGAGAAACAGACGGGGATGTCTTACGAAGGGTATGGCAATGGCGCAGATGCGGTAGCCAATTTGATTAAATCAGGTCAAATTACGCCGAACGTCTTTGAAAGTATCGGTACGGCTCCCATTGCGTCCCTGGGCTCCAAGTTTACGGACTGGGCCGTTGGTTTCGCGAGTTCGCCGCTCGTCATCGCATATTCCAAGAAGTCTCCTTATGCGAGTCAACTCGAGGCGATTGCCGATGGCAAAAAGCCGATCTCAGATCTTTTTACGCTCATGGAGAAACCTGATTTTCATTTAGGTCGGACGGATCCGAATACTGATCCACAAGGGCAATATTTTGTCATGATGACGCATCTGGCAGAAAAGGAACTTCATCTCCCTGCAGGAACGGCCGATAAAATTCTCGGTTCCTTGGACAATTCGTCGCAAGTGTACAACGAGACGGATATTCTCTCTCGGCTGCAGGCAGGCCAGATGGATGCGTCTAGCGCATATTTGCCAGAGGCGATTCAACAGCACCTTCCCTATATCAAATTGCCAGACACCATCAATTTAGGTAATCCGGCGGACGCCAAAATTTACGCAACGGAAAGTTTGAAACTGTCGAACGGTCAAACGGTCACCGGTTCTCCAATTGAAGTCTATATTACGACGATTGAGGGCACGCCTGATCCAGATGCAGGGACTGCGTTCGCGAAACTTACGCTGTCGAAGCAAGGACAACAAATTTATAAACAAATGGGATACACGTTGACGCCGTTTAAGGTCTGGGGTTCGAAATCCGACATTCCAGCGGCTATTGAGCAGGAAATCTCTAAGCAGTAG